In bacterium, the genomic window CTTCGAAGGACAGGCGGTTCCGCCCCCTTCCTCGCTCGCGTTCGTGCTTCCCGACGGACGGCGGTTCGAGGCGACGGTCGCGGATGGCCTGTTCCAAATTCCGCCGGAGGCGCTCGTCGAAGACGTGACGATGGAGTTCGTCGTCGGCGGCGCGCGCGCCCGCTTCGAACACATTTCGCTTGTCGGGGGTGCCCCCCGCGACGATGAGCGGGTTGAGTGGCGGGTCGGCTTCCTCCGCGCCCCGTACGACGAAGAGCACGCATACGCCGTGCCGAAGGACGCCGGTGCGGCGGCGATCTGGTACATAGACTTCCTCTCTTCGAAGTACGAAGAGAATTCCCTGATTCTCTTGTTGCGGCCGACCGATCCCGATTTTCCGAAGGCGACGCCTGCCAAGTGACCAACGAGGATTCCCGTGGACGCGAGAGCCAAGAACGCCCTGCAATGAAGCTCATCTCGTCCCGCGCTCAGCGGCGACGGTGCACGTGGTAGAGGGCAGGGGGGCTGCTGCATGAGACTCAGAACAGCGTTGGTCGTTCTTTCCCTCGTCGCGATGGCTCTCGCGGCGGGATGTTGTAGGCGACCTGTCGAGATTCCCGAGGCAGAGGCGAGAGCGGTGGCGGAGAAGAGGCTGGCGCGCTTCTCCTGGCAGGACGGAGTCAATCCGAATCGGTACAAGCTGCACCAGGTGATGTCGGACAAGGAAGTGCCGTGGATGTTCGAGTACTACTTGGACGGGAAGCCGGACCACAGCGCATGGTCTTGATTGACAAGTGGGGTCGCGTCGAGGTGTCGTCCGATTGACGAGGTGCTGACCTCTGGGAACTGCGGAGGCGGGCGGTTCTGCCAGAAGAGAGTCCGGGCGGACGGAGAGCCCTCCGGGCGATGAGTGGCCCGCGGTGATGCCGACTCTGGAAACT contains:
- a CDS encoding PepSY domain-containing protein, whose product is MRLRTALVVLSLVAMALAAGCCRRPVEIPEAEARAVAEKRLARFSWQDGVNPNRYKLHQVMSDKEVPWMFEYYLDGKPDHSAWS